TCTTCCTTGTCCTGGGACTATAAAGTAACCAGGAATAATCCTTGCACATACAGAAAGCTTTTCATGCAGGAGCCTGAGTCCTTGGCCAAGCACAGTCAGTATCATTCTCCCCATTTTTGATGGGGGTACAAAGATGTGATGCGATCTGTCTAAGATCAGTGGCTCACAGACCTTTGTTGTGGGCACGAGGGACTGAACCGGTAACCTTAGGGGTGAAAGCCATGTGCttctacagcatgagctaaaagccaactggctcttgGCTAAGACTGTACAGCAGATTTCACTCTCCCTTGCCAAAGATCTCAGTGCATGGCAgctaggtccatccatggctaatagccaagctgggcaggggtggtgtccctaacctctgtttgccagaaactgggaatgagcGACGTGGGGTGGATCCTTTGACAATTGCCCATTCTGTTCATTTCtcctggggcacctagcattggctactgcaggaagacaggatactgggctagacggagctttggtctgacccgtgtggcccttcttatgttcacTCACCTTGAAGTTCACTGGGTCAACTCGGAGGATGTAGGCATGCAGCTCACTGAGTGTGGCCAAGGCACCTGTAATGTTATCGATGTTCTTAGTAGCCTCCCCAATAGCACTCAGGACCTTGGAGCCATGGCCATGAAGCTGAGCAGAACCTTGGCTGAGATCGAAATGAGGGAAATAGGTCTTGGTTTGGGGGAAGCCTGAAAaaagcctggaagagaacattaGAAATGACTTCAGTAATGGAAATTGCACCAAGCAGCTGATACAGCCCTGAGTCAGGGAGGCCAGGACCCTGGATCGACACTTGCTCCTGCTCTTCTCGTCCAAAACACTGGAACTGGGAAAAGAATGGATTAGAGAAATGCTCTCTAGACTGTTAGTATTTGACTGTACCCTGTGCTGAAATGGGGCTGGAATGGTCAAACGTTACAGGCCAGCAGTTCTACAGGAGCGGTTTGTAACCTTATTTCTTTGTTTTAGGAAAAGAGTGATagaccaaattcatccctggtgtttACAGTTGTAAATCAATGGAGTCTCACCAAGAAGAATTCTTGGCTAAGCCATGTTTAGATTTACACGCTGAAAAGTATTTTACAAGCATTTTCAACTTACTTTCTTCTTTGAGCTAAATAACCTAATACTTCCCCACAGCCATCCTCATCCTCTGTAGTATATTTTCTGCAGCAGAACCAAATTGCATTTCCCAATGATAGCAGAATCTATAGTGAATACTCTCTATAGTCAGATATTTCATGTCCAGAATCTTTGCTTCAATCAGTATAAGTGAAGCTTACATAGCCAAAAAGGGCCATGAAAAGATTTAAAATGAACTGCTTGAATATCACAAACCTGGGACTAGTCTTCACCTGAAGAAACCAAACATTgttcccaggttctttccctccCTTTGTATCAGCTTGTTTAGACAATTAGCTGTGGATGGATTTTTACTGGAAGGAGTACAGAGCTCTTGGGCCGTAAGGTGGGTTACCCCCAAACTTCAGCTGGTTCATTTGAAATGGGATGTTTGGGGAAAATGTCCCCTTTACTTAACATACATTTCACATAATACTTCAAATCCATTAGTCCTGGCTCTACCAATAAAAGGCTGGCTAGTTGTATTTACAGCAAACCTTCCGTGACCCTACAAGCCTATGTGGTTTACAGTGATATGCACTTCATGGGGGTGTCTACTTCTCCTGCTAATCTGTTACACATCAAATGGAATGTTGAGACATGTTCCAAGCATCCTGCTTGAATACCCCATCACAAGCACTGCCCTGCACTTGCCACTAGAAATTGCATCATTCACATAATAACCCCCTCCCACGTGCCTTTTGTTTTCATGTTCAGCTCATACCAGTGATAACCTTTGCACTTGGCATTATCTGGGTATCAGTGGCCATGTGGAGTCACTCTCCGGAGCTCCGCCCAGCTGGCATCCATGGAAAGTGAATAAAACAGAATATTCTTTCTTTTGGGGTTTGAAATCATCCCGCAGGATTGGACAGCAGGGATATTATTCTCTGTTAAACTCCATAGAGTGTTAGAGTCATTTCTATAGAGCGCTGCTGTATTCTACAGGACTTTCCATGAGGGTTATTCTCCAGGAAAAGCTGAGGCCCTCAATCACCAATGTTTGAAGAATACCCTTAAAATCTGCCCTCTCAAGAGCTTCATTGTCTCTGATTTCCCCAGGCTTCTGAACTACAGACCCACATTCACCCCTGGCACAAACTTTACCCCCGAGTGTGTCCACCAGGGTGAAATCTGAGACAGGCCCACAGAATCTAAGCAAAGATAGCACATCACTTACCTCTCCAGTGACTCGGCCCCAATGGCATTAGCATGGGTAGCGACCTTTTCCCAAATGGCAACCACTGCCGCCTTCTCAGCTTGAGTCAGAGTCATCGTTGCTGGGGGGTTGTGAGATCAGCCTCCTTGCAATGGTCACTCGGACAGGCCTGTGCTGATCATCCTCGCAGCCCCCTTATAAAGGGGACGGAGAGAGCAGAACTTGGCAGCTGTCCATTGCCATTGGTCACTTCTGGGGCCCACCCCGTGAGGAAGGGCTCTCTTATCTCTCTGGAAAACAATCCTTGTCCTGCCCTGGACTGTTCACTGGGAGGCGTTATCATTTTCTCACATCTTAACGCAGCAGTGTGGTGGCCTGGGGAAATGAACCGGCTGCAGGGGCAGAGATGAGCAAACAGACAATACGGAGAATCGTAATGACAAGGTGGAAAACATCAGGCCTAAGAGCAAGGAGGGAATCATCCACGTGTTTTACAGATGTGCTAACAGGCTCAGAGAGAAACGAATGCAATGACAGGCCACTGCTTTTCAGGGAATAcatggggacagagcagggtgTGCTAAGTGTAGACTGTGGATGAAATCCTgcctgcactgaagtcaatgggagttaacCCTGTATTGCTCCTGCCAAGTATTATTCACAAGTAATTTACCATTACTACATAGCACTAGCTACAAAAAATGACACCACTTCAGATTTAAAAACATCTCATGGAAGCAGCGGTATTttgtataaacacacacaaacacacactcactcGCATACACATCTTGCTGGGTTGAGTAGGGTtctatgtgtgtggggggggcataTGTAAACCACGCATCCAgggtggttcactgtcccatgtagtggcactcagATCACTTAGAACAAGAGGTAAGAACAAGGGAGTG
The nucleotide sequence above comes from Pelodiscus sinensis isolate JC-2024 chromosome 16, ASM4963464v1, whole genome shotgun sequence. Encoded proteins:
- the LOC102459869 gene encoding hemoglobin subunit pi-like, whose amino-acid sequence is MTLTQAEKAAVVAIWEKVATHANAIGAESLERLFSGFPQTKTYFPHFDLSQGSAQLHGHGSKVLSAIGEATKNIDNITGALATLSELHAYILRVDPVNFKLLSHCILCSLAAHFPNDFTPEVHAALDKFLSQISSVLTEKYR